From Lolium perenne isolate Kyuss_39 chromosome 5, Kyuss_2.0, whole genome shotgun sequence, a single genomic window includes:
- the LOC139831121 gene encoding uncharacterized protein, which translates to MEAVAAAAVADMVDLNALSRRELQALCKLNGVRANMTNLAMVEALHSLPSVDGIDQIGTTLCLPTPGKSAMKSALRTAAASEQQQGSPLPRGRRVSVKSPEAIRMDAMDEEGDETKRDFVRTPGVALRSTSRRARATPAPLLTPAAGTLRRSQRSTVRKAAAPVEETEVSTAKRSTRKTAIPKVAIDFDQEEEDAAVATQEEDKVQQVEPKAATSDEKCDDPVEEEVTKLPEGDSKGDEPEQGEKGAAAIEEEEKLVNAEKSAPLSAMEDSPIIGVISKVAPEPDMKNVANSSTEDREVLGSWSPVREIADEINKSSEDKEDVAVEAPEEAVKEDATNSTIEDAAAPSNMAPTAMTEKDVTVDESAEEYNLVAENREEADLTEQSREVGDHDQEEEDMLKADRTVDEESDETIEAAAAPNKMIPAAVTEMEVAVDEVPQADLTDDDSVDEYDQDGESSEEADFSEESGEVDDLDEEEEHMLKADQTVDEESDYTVEVSGSTGVNFDSDEEEEQLETGEETKEVEDSDSLTGEEDDFSGDLSSEFDDLGNFSDAETESDSSHVALEGIHVDGAAVSYAAKEAEESVITEDTEVPSEEDVVSQHVETIVESLDKVTIAEEKKEECAKEKKQLKVGKEMSLRKLKSAYKESLIAAKGGKTLTIASDKGSRVALAELDDNAEC; encoded by the exons ATGGAGGCGGttgcagcggcggcggtggcggacaTGGTGGACCTGAACGCCCTCTCGCGCCGCGAGCTCCAGGCGCTCTGCAAGCTCAACGGCGTCCGCGCCAACATGACCAACCTCGCCATGGTCGAGGCCCTCCACTCCCTCCCCTCG GTGGACGGGATCGACCAGATCGGCACCACGCTCTGCCTCCCGACTCCGGGCAAGTCGGCGATGAAGTCGGCCCTGAGGACCGCCGCGGCCTCCGAGCAGCAGCAAGGGAGCCCGCTCCCGCGCGGCCGCCGCGTGTCCGTCAAGTCTCCGGAGGCCATCAGGATGGACGCCATGGACGAGGAGGGGGACGAGACGAAGCGGGACTTCGTGCGGACCCCCGGCGTCGCGCTGCGCAGCACCAGCCGCCGCGCGCGGGCCACGCCCGCGCCGCTCCTGACTCCGGCGGCTGGCACCCTGCGGAGGAGCCAGAGGTCGACGGTTCGCAAGGCCGCGGCGCCGGTTGAGGAGACCGAGGTCTCCACTGCGAAGAGATCGACGAGGAAGACCGCGATTCCGAAGGTCGCGAttgattttgaccaggaagaggaGGATGCGGCGGTGGCGACACAGGAGGAGGACAAGGTGCAGCAAGTAGAGCCCAAAG CTGCTACTTCTGACGAGAAATGTGATGACCCTGTGGAGGAAGAAGTTACAAAGCTTCCGGAAGGAGATAGCAAAGGGGATGAACCAGAGCAGGGAGAGAAAG GAGCTGCTGCAATTGAGGAAGAAGAGAAGCTTGTCAATGCTGAGAAGTCTGCTCCCCTGTCAGCCATGGAGGATTCACCAATAATAGGTGTCATTTCCAAGGTGGCACCTGAACCAGACATGAAGAATGTTGCAAATAGCTCGACTGAAGATCGTGAGGTTCTTGGAAGTTGGTCACCTGTGCGGGAGATAGCTGATGAGATCAACAAGTCCAGTGAAGATAAGGAAGATGTTGCTGTTGAAGCGCCTGAGGAAGCCGTCAAGGAAGATGCTACCAATTCCaccattgaggatgctgctgcaccTAGCAACATGGCTCCAACTGCTATGACTGAGAAGGACGTCACTGTTGATGAGAGTGCTGAGGAATATAATCTTGTTGCAGAGAACAGAGAGGAAGCTGACCTCACAGAGCAGAGCAGGGAGGTGGGTGATCacgatcaagaggaggaggatatGCTGAAGGCTGACCGGACAGTTGATGAAGAGAGTGATGAGACCATTGAGGCTGCTGCTGCACCTAACAAGATGATCCCAGCTGCTGTGACTGAGATGGAAGTCGCTGTTGATGAGGTGCCGCAGGCTGATCTGACCGATGATGATAGTGTTGATGAATATGATCAAGATGGAGAGAGCAGCGAGGAAGCTGACTTCAGTGAAGAGAGTGGCGAGGTGGATGACctcgatgaggaggaggagcataTGCTGAAGGCTGACCAGACAGTGGATGAAGAGAGTGATTATACCGTTGAAGTGAGTGGCTCCACTGGCGTGAACTTTGAttcagacgaagaagaggagcagCTCGAGACAGGAGAAGAGACAAAGGAAGTCGAGGATAGCGACTCACTCACGGGAGAGGAAGATGATTTCAGCGGTGATCTGTCATCAGAGTTTGACGATCTCGGGAATTTcagtgatgctgaaactgaaagcgaCAGCTCTCATGTGGCGCTGGAGGGAATCCATGTTGATGGTGCTGCTGTCTCATATGCAGCCAAGGAAGCTGAAGAATCTGTCATTACAGAAGATACAGAAGTGCCCAGCGAGGAGGATGTGGTTTCTCAGCACGTCGAGACCATTGTCGAGTCTCTGGACAAGGTCACCATCGCTGAGGAGAAGAAAGAAGAGTGTGCGAAGGAGAAGAAGCAGCTGAAAGTTGGAAAGGAAATGAGCCTAAGAAAGCTGAAGAGCGCTTACAAGGAGAGCCTCATTGCTGCCAAG GGAGGGAAGACGCTGACCATCGCCAGCGACAAAGGCAGCAGGGTGGCGCTTGCGGAACTGGACGACAACGCTGAATGCTGA